From the genome of Nicotiana sylvestris chromosome 2, ASM39365v2, whole genome shotgun sequence, one region includes:
- the LOC104214011 gene encoding uncharacterized protein, with amino-acid sequence MESQGEQNLMCSSSSTIPIEIESRGLMQYDEVNMEVVDETGKRKLSSDVWKHDKVVKLDGARFGVWQWSAAHEVCEKLQHINGSCSSIDRVSCPTMLDEEEDPDVSVA; translated from the exons ATGGAGTCTCAAGGCGAACAAAATCTAATGTGTTCATCTTCAAGTACAATTCCTATTGAGATTGAGAGTCGAGGGCTTATGCAGTATGATGAAGTTAATATGGAAGTTGTTGatgaaacaggtaaaagaaaaCTTAGTTCTGATGTATGGAAACATGATAAAGTGGTGAAGCTTGATGGTGCTCGCTTTGGTGTTT GGCAATGGAGTGCAGCACATGAAGTTTGTGAAAAGTTGCAGCACATAAATG GTTCGTGTTCAAGCATTGATAGAGTTTCATGTCCGACGATgcttgatgaagaagaagatccaGATGTTTCAGTTGCTTGA